The sequence below is a genomic window from Aureispira sp. CCB-E.
TTCATTGATAGAAATAGCTTTCACTTTCTGACCTAAAGCATTGTAAACTTCAATTTGTATCTCATCTTCTAGAACTAAGTTACTTTCTAAAGTTATTATACTATTTGTGGGATTTGGATATAAGATTATATCCCATCTTTTTGCATTAGCAGTTTCCTCTGATTTATTTTCTTCTTCTGTTATAGAAGAACGACTATTATTAGCAACACAATCAAAATTCAATAGCTTCACATCTTCTACCATAGACAACATGCCTCTTGCTTGATGTACGGCTGCACCTCCTTCTTGTGGGCAGTGTGCTGCTATTTGTCTTAA
It includes:
- a CDS encoding T9SS type A sorting domain-containing protein is translated as MNDIYLNTLAKGILEFSNSELISLRQIAAHCPQEGGAAVHQARGMLSMVEDVKLLNFDCVANNSRSSITEEENKSEETANAKRWDIILYPNPTNSIITLESNLVLEDEIQIEVYNALGQKVKAISINENTNTIDLNVSSLLDGIYNIRLQSGAYKITKSFVLIK